From one Sandaracinaceae bacterium genomic stretch:
- a CDS encoding SWIM zinc finger family protein, translating into MRYTLAYKGSSQVAAGPYRTAVKLAPNLARERVWFDGQLRDPVRFREAISALHDVVVGDERFHRKDKAVYEAFLERKKLEEAELRSAIVARETEKALAEVKAKPMPKGLEADFRRLHQVYWQKRRRWARELMLFDPQLFRHLVPCDPVVTVAPDAVFFECFAKDESSYGCLLLDRNGFAGKQDASVGTTNVDYSLGLFDHFQTLRSYRETRLHVDPEGFEVSTEGASGVREEKIDLPPSWLRGFGQISAATALPSRRVDLPVEAVYSMLAHLRRHREKRGPRSIRFDLAPGRPANLVLDPWEVVIPSRGRAYEGERKEEIKVWGRRRLMVLARLLPIADRFEVHLLGSGMPHIWVAHLGEMRFVLALSGWTANDWTSGGNLQLLSGTWQPTPSAVERSATFLRGERTASAGEIAAATGQDEGAVKAAMHRLCEQGQAIYDFSAGAYRWRQVVDVALGEAQLGPEPEELTKGRALFVERKVKIARDERIEGKRLVVAKVKTYECESLFDADGVQTRARCGCSHFHRFKLKKGPCRHLIALRLQATVGEDFMTADGFGGSLFRKKSR; encoded by the coding sequence GTGAGGTACACGCTGGCCTACAAGGGGTCGAGCCAGGTCGCGGCCGGCCCCTACCGCACGGCGGTGAAGCTCGCGCCCAACCTCGCGCGCGAGCGCGTCTGGTTCGACGGGCAGCTGCGCGATCCGGTGCGCTTCCGTGAGGCGATCAGCGCGCTGCACGACGTGGTCGTCGGCGACGAGCGCTTCCACCGCAAGGACAAGGCGGTGTACGAGGCGTTCCTCGAGCGCAAGAAGCTCGAGGAGGCCGAGCTGCGGTCCGCCATCGTGGCCCGGGAGACGGAGAAGGCGCTGGCCGAGGTGAAGGCCAAGCCGATGCCGAAGGGCCTCGAGGCCGACTTCCGGCGCCTGCACCAGGTCTACTGGCAGAAGCGGCGCCGCTGGGCGCGCGAGCTGATGCTCTTCGACCCGCAGCTCTTCCGGCACCTCGTGCCCTGCGACCCGGTCGTCACCGTCGCGCCCGACGCCGTCTTCTTCGAGTGCTTCGCCAAGGACGAGTCGAGCTACGGCTGCCTGCTCCTCGACCGCAACGGCTTCGCCGGCAAGCAAGACGCGAGCGTCGGCACGACCAACGTCGACTACTCGCTCGGGCTCTTCGACCACTTCCAGACGCTCCGCAGCTACCGCGAGACGCGGCTCCACGTCGACCCCGAGGGCTTCGAGGTGAGCACCGAGGGCGCGAGCGGCGTGCGCGAAGAGAAGATCGATCTGCCGCCGAGCTGGCTCCGCGGGTTCGGGCAGATCTCCGCCGCCACCGCGCTCCCCTCGCGCCGCGTCGATCTCCCGGTCGAGGCGGTCTACTCGATGCTCGCGCACCTGCGCCGCCACCGCGAGAAGCGCGGGCCGCGCTCCATCCGCTTCGACCTCGCGCCCGGCCGCCCCGCGAACCTCGTGCTCGATCCGTGGGAGGTGGTGATCCCGAGCCGCGGCCGCGCGTACGAGGGTGAGCGCAAGGAGGAGATCAAGGTCTGGGGCCGGCGCCGCCTGATGGTGCTCGCGCGGCTCCTGCCCATCGCGGATCGCTTCGAGGTGCACCTGCTCGGCTCGGGCATGCCGCACATCTGGGTCGCCCACCTGGGCGAGATGCGCTTCGTGCTCGCGCTCAGCGGCTGGACCGCGAACGACTGGACGAGCGGCGGCAACCTCCAGCTCCTCAGCGGCACCTGGCAGCCGACCCCGAGCGCGGTCGAGAGGTCGGCCACCTTCCTCCGCGGCGAGCGCACGGCGAGCGCGGGCGAGATCGCGGCGGCCACGGGGCAGGACGAGGGCGCGGTGAAGGCGGCGATGCATCGGCTCTGCGAGCAGGGGCAGGCCATCTACGACTTCTCGGCCGGCGCGTACCGCTGGCGGCAGGTGGTCGACGTCGCGCTCGGCGAGGCGCAGCTCGGCCCGGAGCCGGAGGAGCTGACGAAGGGGCGCGCGCTCTTCGTCGAGCGGAAGGTGAAGATCGCGCGGGACGAGCGTATCGAAGGCAAGCGCCTCGTGGTCGCGAAGGTGAAGACCTACGAGTGTGAGAGCCTCTTCGACGCCGACGGCGTACAGACACGCGCGCGCTGCGGCTGCAGCCACTTCCACCGCTTCAAGCTGAAGAAGGGGCCGTGCCGCCACCTCATCGCGCTGCGGCTTCAGGCGACGGTGGGCGAAGACTTCATGACCGCCGACGGATTCGGTGGGAGCCTCTTCCGAAAGAAGAGCCGATAG
- a CDS encoding fasciclin domain-containing protein has product MTMLENFKRVAIAMALCVPLAACGGSDDSGSMSGDTEATTGDEAMEESMDETASADIVDTAIAAGQFETLVAAVQAAGLVETLRGPGPFTVFAPTDEAFAALPDGTVESLLQPENRDQLVAILTYHVVSGDVRAADVVNMTEATTVQGATLDIDASDGSVRVGEATVVQADVAASNGVIHVIDRVLMPPS; this is encoded by the coding sequence ATGACCATGCTCGAGAACTTCAAGCGCGTCGCGATCGCGATGGCCCTGTGCGTTCCCCTCGCCGCCTGCGGCGGCTCGGACGACTCCGGCTCCATGTCCGGCGACACGGAGGCGACGACCGGGGACGAGGCGATGGAGGAGTCGATGGACGAGACCGCGAGCGCGGACATCGTCGACACCGCGATCGCGGCCGGGCAGTTCGAGACCCTCGTGGCCGCCGTGCAGGCCGCCGGTCTCGTCGAGACGCTCCGCGGCCCCGGGCCCTTCACCGTGTTCGCGCCCACCGACGAGGCCTTCGCCGCGCTCCCCGACGGCACGGTCGAGTCGCTGCTCCAGCCCGAGAACCGCGACCAGCTGGTGGCGATCCTGACCTACCACGTGGTCAGCGGGGACGTGCGCGCGGCGGACGTCGTGAACATGACCGAGGCGACGACCGTGCAGGGCGCCACCCTCGACATCGACGCCTCGGACGGCAGCGTCCGGGTCGGCGAAGCGACGGTGGTGCAGGCCGACGTCGCGGCGTCGAACGGCGTCATCCACGTCATCGACCGCGTCCTGATGCCCCCGAGCTGA
- a CDS encoding reverse transcriptase family protein, with amino-acid sequence MGFWDDVKRFFGGGEPRGTDPIESAVRAHMIEWMERGRQFSPVNITDALRRGGHDVAHDTVADVMDALHERGVPGAYDFERTLLSVAGRSVWIYHPIGASPNQPTTPPPPVATPASPTKTSAKQKGKEKALPDPYAAGPLMTLTAAELRARALTIEPWRTAWIGRVDVIPPQSDERTALVDRGLVLRGFFTEEEIAEIHRVGDLWLEHKDATRLAKARAQKSADDAIQALREEAKRERARKKAEAAEKKKQRAAEIARRKAEDIIFLGRGVSGRLNDRRANVEKLAEAGLPVLATPADVAKALGLTVPRLRWLAFHAEASEQGHYVQFEVPKRSGGTRRLSSPKKALRATQTWILESVLRRCGTEDAAHGFVPGRSTVTNARPHVGRRVVVNLDLEDFFGTITFPRVRGLFVSLGYSPAAATVLALLTTEAPRREVRYDGKPYRVAVGPRALPQGACTSPALSNLVARKLDRRLTGLAKKHGWTYTRYADDLTFSRDDDTQVGALIATVRHVVTEEGFRINEKKGRVQKSGGQQTVTGVVVNDKLSVPRAEIRRLRAILHNAKKTGLSAQNTSGHPHFEAHVRGMIAYVRMVDPERGAKLAAQLAALD; translated from the coding sequence GTGGGATTCTGGGACGACGTCAAACGCTTCTTCGGAGGGGGTGAGCCCAGGGGCACCGATCCGATCGAGAGCGCCGTTCGCGCCCACATGATCGAGTGGATGGAGCGCGGCCGGCAGTTCTCGCCCGTCAACATCACCGACGCCCTGCGGCGCGGCGGACACGACGTCGCGCACGACACGGTCGCCGACGTCATGGACGCCCTGCACGAGCGCGGCGTGCCCGGCGCCTACGACTTCGAGCGCACGCTGCTGAGCGTCGCGGGCCGGAGCGTCTGGATCTACCACCCGATCGGCGCGTCCCCGAACCAGCCGACCACGCCGCCGCCGCCCGTCGCGACGCCCGCCTCCCCGACCAAGACGAGCGCGAAGCAGAAGGGGAAGGAGAAGGCCCTCCCCGACCCCTACGCGGCGGGCCCGCTCATGACGCTCACCGCGGCGGAGCTGCGCGCGCGGGCCCTCACCATCGAGCCGTGGCGCACCGCGTGGATCGGGCGCGTCGACGTGATCCCGCCGCAGAGCGACGAGCGCACCGCGCTGGTCGACCGCGGCCTCGTGCTGCGGGGCTTCTTCACCGAGGAGGAGATCGCGGAGATCCACCGCGTCGGTGATCTCTGGCTCGAGCACAAGGACGCGACGCGCCTCGCGAAGGCGCGGGCCCAGAAGAGCGCCGACGACGCGATCCAGGCGCTGCGCGAGGAGGCGAAGCGGGAGAGAGCGCGCAAGAAGGCCGAGGCGGCCGAGAAGAAGAAGCAGCGCGCGGCCGAGATCGCGCGCCGCAAGGCCGAGGACATCATCTTCCTCGGCCGCGGCGTCAGCGGCCGGTTGAACGACCGTCGCGCCAACGTCGAGAAGCTCGCCGAGGCGGGGCTGCCCGTGCTCGCCACCCCCGCCGACGTCGCGAAGGCGCTCGGCCTGACCGTGCCGCGCCTGCGCTGGCTCGCCTTCCACGCCGAGGCCTCCGAGCAGGGTCACTACGTGCAGTTCGAGGTCCCCAAGCGGAGCGGCGGCACGCGGCGGCTGAGCTCTCCCAAGAAGGCGCTCCGCGCCACCCAGACCTGGATCCTGGAGAGCGTGCTGCGCAGGTGCGGCACCGAAGACGCGGCGCACGGCTTCGTGCCCGGCCGCTCCACCGTGACCAACGCGCGCCCTCACGTCGGCCGCCGCGTGGTGGTGAACCTCGACCTCGAGGACTTCTTCGGCACCATCACCTTCCCCCGCGTGCGCGGCCTCTTCGTGTCGCTCGGCTACTCCCCCGCCGCCGCGACCGTGCTCGCGCTCCTGACCACCGAGGCCCCGAGGCGCGAGGTCCGCTACGACGGCAAGCCCTACCGCGTCGCCGTCGGCCCGCGCGCGCTCCCGCAGGGGGCCTGCACCAGCCCCGCGCTGAGCAACCTCGTGGCGCGCAAGCTCGACCGCCGCCTGACCGGCCTCGCGAAGAAGCACGGCTGGACGTACACGCGCTACGCCGACGACCTGACCTTCAGCCGCGACGACGACACCCAGGTCGGCGCCCTGATCGCCACCGTGCGTCACGTCGTGACGGAAGAGGGCTTCCGCATCAACGAGAAGAAGGGCCGCGTCCAGAAGAGCGGCGGCCAGCAGACGGTCACCGGCGTCGTCGTCAACGACAAGCTCTCCGTGCCGCGCGCCGAGATCCGCCGCCTCCGCGCCATCCTGCACAACGCAAAGAAGACCGGCCTGTCCGCGCAGAACACGAGCGGGCACCCCCACTTCGAGGCCCACGTCCGCGGCATGATCGCCTACGTCCGGATGGTCGACCCCGAGCGCGGCGCCAAGCTCGCGGCCCAGCTCGCCGCGCTCGACTGA
- a CDS encoding crosslink repair DNA glycosylase YcaQ family protein, producing the protein MRTLSKDDARRFLLRHLGLDRWRRGARGIRATLEGLGCIQLDPLDAIGTNADLVTLARVDGVRRGDVYDALLPRHAFEHFAKERCLVPARAFPQYRDRAIATPWWRLHARSERVPTPVLEAVYEEVARHGPKSAAELSDHGAVEALDWSGWKGTSRMTTMALEILWTRCRVVVSGRASDGAKRYDLPSRALPDHHDAPAAEYGPWALRERVASAGLLARAVGPSWSMLRDVRHTLTEAMLAEGAVEAVTVEGSSRPYLAPAGLSIPRRLKDDGRMRVLGPLDPLLWDRKLVRQIFGFDYVWEVYKPASARRWGWYVCPLLHRGELVGRVEAKVSGDTLVVQRLWREEGVDFDEDAFDRALERHAEACRATAVKRLRAARRR; encoded by the coding sequence GTGCGCACGCTCTCGAAGGACGACGCGCGACGCTTCTTGCTCCGCCACCTCGGCCTCGATCGCTGGCGCCGCGGCGCGCGTGGGATCCGCGCGACCCTCGAGGGGCTCGGGTGCATCCAGCTCGATCCCCTCGACGCGATCGGCACCAACGCCGACCTCGTGACGCTGGCGCGGGTCGACGGAGTGCGGCGCGGTGACGTGTACGACGCGCTCCTGCCGCGCCACGCCTTCGAGCACTTCGCCAAGGAGCGCTGCCTGGTCCCCGCGCGCGCCTTCCCCCAGTACCGAGACCGCGCGATCGCGACGCCCTGGTGGCGCCTCCACGCGCGCAGCGAGCGCGTGCCCACGCCCGTCCTCGAGGCGGTCTACGAGGAGGTCGCGCGCCACGGGCCGAAGAGCGCGGCGGAGCTCTCGGACCACGGCGCGGTCGAGGCGCTGGACTGGAGCGGATGGAAGGGCACCTCGCGCATGACGACGATGGCGCTCGAGATCCTGTGGACGCGCTGCCGCGTCGTCGTGTCCGGCCGCGCGAGTGACGGCGCCAAGCGCTACGACCTCCCGTCGCGCGCGCTCCCCGATCACCACGACGCGCCGGCCGCGGAGTACGGCCCGTGGGCGCTCCGGGAGCGGGTGGCCTCGGCGGGGCTGCTCGCGCGCGCGGTGGGACCGAGCTGGTCGATGCTGCGCGACGTCCGACACACGCTCACGGAGGCGATGCTCGCCGAGGGCGCGGTGGAGGCGGTCACCGTCGAAGGCTCGAGCCGCCCCTACCTCGCGCCGGCCGGGCTCTCCATCCCGCGTCGCCTGAAGGACGACGGGCGCATGCGCGTGCTCGGTCCGCTCGATCCCTTGCTGTGGGATCGAAAGCTCGTGCGGCAGATCTTCGGCTTCGACTACGTCTGGGAGGTCTACAAGCCGGCGTCCGCGCGTCGGTGGGGCTGGTATGTCTGCCCGCTGCTGCACCGTGGCGAGCTGGTCGGTCGCGTCGAGGCGAAGGTCAGCGGCGACACGCTCGTGGTGCAGCGGCTCTGGCGGGAAGAGGGCGTGGACTTCGACGAAGACGCCTTCGATCGAGCGCTGGAGCGCCACGCCGAGGCATGCCGCGCCACCGCGGTGAAGCGCCTGCGCGCCGCGCGGCGGCGCTGA
- a CDS encoding RsmE family RNA methyltransferase, with amino-acid sequence MNLLLLEPEEIDAYGEATVTGTRAKHLIDVLGVQPGQSVRAGIVDGGVGRADVRAVEAGRIRLALRVGEPPERPPLDLLLAVPRPKVLKRLWAPIASLGVGRVWLTNAEKVERFYFDSHAVRPETYRPRLLEGLAQARDTRVPVVEVHKSLKALVEDRIEPLDARRVLADPEFDRGAYETVAGTSPGRRVILALGPEGGWSAYERDLFLRHGFVGVGMGPRVLRLDTAVVALLAMAHEALRSR; translated from the coding sequence GTGAACCTCCTCCTGCTCGAGCCCGAGGAGATCGACGCCTACGGGGAGGCGACGGTCACGGGGACGCGCGCGAAGCACCTGATCGACGTGCTCGGCGTGCAGCCGGGGCAGTCCGTCCGCGCCGGGATCGTCGACGGAGGCGTCGGGCGCGCCGACGTGCGCGCGGTGGAGGCCGGCCGCATCCGCCTCGCGCTGCGCGTGGGTGAGCCGCCCGAGCGGCCTCCCCTCGACCTGCTGCTGGCGGTCCCGCGGCCCAAGGTGCTCAAGCGGCTCTGGGCGCCGATCGCCTCGCTCGGCGTCGGGCGCGTATGGCTCACGAACGCCGAGAAGGTCGAGCGCTTCTACTTCGACTCGCACGCCGTGCGGCCCGAGACCTACCGCCCGCGGCTCCTCGAGGGGCTCGCCCAGGCGCGGGACACGCGGGTGCCCGTGGTCGAGGTGCACAAGTCGCTCAAGGCGCTCGTGGAAGATCGGATCGAGCCGCTCGACGCGCGCCGCGTGCTCGCCGACCCCGAGTTCGATCGCGGCGCCTACGAGACCGTGGCGGGCACCTCCCCCGGCCGGCGCGTGATCCTCGCCCTCGGCCCCGAGGGGGGCTGGAGCGCGTACGAGCGCGACCTGTTCCTCCGCCACGGCTTCGTCGGCGTCGGCATGGGGCCACGCGTGTTGCGTCTGGACACTGCGGTCGTCGCGCTCCTGGCGATGGCTCACGAGGCGCTGCGCTCGCGATAG
- a CDS encoding serine/threonine-protein kinase yields MTDPGHADTVHGIEDPLRGKLVDGRYRIMNRLGEGGMGLVYEARHEVLGTPLAIKVLRSDAAKDAEALERLKREAMSASAIGSKHIVDVRDFGRLPDGSPYVVMEKIDGTDLYNAIRAGRFDWPRAKHVARQIAEALAAAHERGIVHRDLKPENVLLTTQGERDDFVKIVDFGIAKIAGTEKITQAGRVMGTPEYMAPEQCSGHAVDHRADIYALGVLIFEMVTRQLPFRNKDLMELLRMQIRDRPPDVSSKVPEDADLPARLDWLVHRCLAKDRAERFQTMHELVRALDDLEADEALVGADSSAEVEAHAPIPTPREVSPPQRKAPLMWAAAFAVLAMVGGVSFGLWMLEPEAAGETLAAVDPAPPAAAAPLDEPAPDPAPLPAAAAEAPSLLTLESDPPGARVYRDEGLIGETPLRIVHPEEGERVELVLRAEGYEEHRAVLAAQTGDALRVVLEPLPSRPRQAAPPAEEATEVAPTSPRPPRPETRRERPFFNPWDE; encoded by the coding sequence GTGACCGACCCCGGACATGCCGACACCGTGCACGGCATCGAGGACCCGCTCCGCGGGAAGCTCGTCGATGGGCGCTATCGGATCATGAACCGCCTCGGGGAGGGCGGGATGGGTCTCGTCTACGAAGCCCGACACGAGGTGCTCGGCACGCCCCTCGCCATCAAGGTGCTCCGCAGCGACGCGGCCAAGGACGCCGAGGCGCTCGAGCGGCTGAAGCGCGAGGCGATGAGCGCGTCGGCCATCGGCAGCAAGCACATCGTGGACGTCAGGGACTTCGGTCGGCTGCCGGACGGCTCGCCGTACGTCGTGATGGAGAAGATCGACGGGACGGATCTGTACAACGCCATCCGGGCGGGGCGCTTCGACTGGCCGCGCGCCAAGCACGTCGCGAGGCAGATCGCCGAGGCCCTGGCCGCGGCGCACGAGCGCGGGATCGTGCACCGCGATCTCAAGCCGGAGAACGTGCTGCTCACCACCCAGGGTGAGCGAGACGACTTCGTGAAGATCGTCGACTTCGGGATCGCGAAGATCGCGGGGACCGAGAAGATCACGCAGGCGGGGCGCGTGATGGGCACGCCCGAGTACATGGCGCCCGAGCAGTGTTCGGGGCACGCGGTGGATCACCGCGCCGACATCTACGCGCTCGGCGTGCTGATCTTCGAGATGGTCACGCGGCAGCTCCCGTTCCGGAACAAGGACCTGATGGAGCTGCTCCGGATGCAGATCCGGGATCGCCCGCCAGACGTCTCGTCGAAGGTGCCCGAGGACGCCGACCTGCCCGCGCGGCTCGACTGGCTGGTGCACCGGTGCCTGGCGAAGGACCGCGCGGAGCGCTTCCAGACGATGCACGAGCTCGTTCGCGCGCTCGACGACCTCGAGGCGGACGAGGCGCTGGTCGGCGCCGACTCGAGCGCCGAGGTGGAGGCGCACGCGCCCATCCCGACCCCGCGCGAGGTGTCACCGCCGCAGCGCAAGGCGCCGCTGATGTGGGCCGCCGCGTTCGCGGTGCTCGCCATGGTGGGTGGGGTGAGCTTCGGGCTGTGGATGCTCGAGCCGGAGGCGGCGGGAGAGACGCTCGCGGCGGTCGATCCGGCCCCGCCCGCGGCCGCGGCGCCTCTGGATGAGCCAGCGCCCGACCCGGCGCCGCTCCCTGCGGCCGCGGCGGAGGCGCCATCCCTGCTCACCCTCGAGTCGGATCCGCCCGGTGCGCGCGTCTACCGCGACGAAGGGCTGATCGGCGAGACGCCGCTCCGGATCGTGCACCCCGAAGAGGGCGAGCGCGTGGAGCTGGTGCTGCGCGCGGAGGGCTACGAGGAGCACCGCGCGGTGCTGGCCGCGCAGACGGGAGACGCCCTGCGCGTGGTGCTCGAGCCGCTCCCCTCGCGCCCTCGCCAGGCCGCGCCCCCCGCCGAAGAGGCGACCGAGGTGGCGCCGACCTCGCCGAGACCACCCCGGCCGGAGACCCGGCGCGAGCGGCCGTTCTTCAACCCCTGGGATGAGTGA
- a CDS encoding class I SAM-dependent methyltransferase yields the protein MSELHAVLAAALSRRASLFDALAAEGTDCFRLLHGATEGAPGLTVDRYGSVLLVQTGREPLQTSPEQLAEVVERETGWRLTPVWNHRPAFRREGFEAHHPLAELGPRTAREGGLTVQVDPRHGGLDPLLFLDLRAGRRAVRERARGGEVLNLFSYTCGVGLAAAAGGARRVDNVDFARSALSVGATNAALNGLTGPWHRFVHEDFFPAVRQLAGLPVKGRRARTRTYLRLAPRQFDVVVLDPPRWAKTPFGAVDVVRDYPSLLKPSLLCVRPGGWILATNHVPAVTLEDFQRVLERTVEKNGRAVESLEVIVPDEDFPSPDGRPPLKMLLARLR from the coding sequence ATGAGTGAGCTCCACGCCGTCCTCGCGGCCGCGCTCTCGCGCCGCGCCTCGCTCTTCGACGCGCTCGCCGCCGAGGGGACCGACTGCTTCCGTCTGCTGCACGGCGCGACGGAGGGGGCGCCCGGGCTGACGGTCGATCGCTACGGCTCGGTGCTGCTCGTGCAGACGGGCCGCGAGCCGCTCCAGACGAGCCCGGAGCAGCTGGCCGAGGTGGTGGAGCGCGAGACGGGGTGGAGGCTGACCCCGGTCTGGAATCACCGGCCCGCGTTTCGGCGGGAGGGCTTCGAGGCGCACCATCCGCTCGCGGAGCTCGGGCCGCGCACCGCCCGCGAGGGAGGGCTGACCGTCCAGGTCGACCCGCGCCACGGCGGGCTCGACCCGCTGCTCTTTCTCGATCTGCGCGCGGGGCGTCGCGCGGTCCGCGAGCGCGCGCGCGGCGGCGAGGTGCTCAACCTCTTCTCCTACACGTGCGGGGTCGGGCTGGCCGCGGCGGCCGGCGGGGCGCGTCGCGTCGACAACGTGGACTTCGCGCGGAGCGCGCTCTCGGTCGGGGCCACCAACGCCGCCCTCAACGGGCTGACCGGGCCCTGGCATCGCTTCGTGCACGAGGACTTCTTCCCCGCGGTGCGTCAGCTGGCGGGGCTCCCGGTGAAGGGCCGTCGGGCCCGGACGCGCACGTATCTCCGCCTCGCCCCGCGGCAGTTCGACGTCGTCGTGCTCGACCCGCCGCGCTGGGCCAAGACGCCGTTCGGGGCCGTCGATGTCGTGCGCGACTACCCCTCGCTCCTCAAGCCCTCCCTGCTCTGCGTCCGCCCGGGGGGCTGGATCCTGGCCACCAACCACGTGCCCGCCGTGACCCTCGAGGACTTCCAGCGCGTCCTCGAGCGCACGGTCGAGAAGAACGGCCGGGCTGTCGAGTCGCTCGAGGTGATCGTGCCCGACGAGGACTTCCCGAGCCCGGACGGCCGGCCACCCCTCAAGATGCTGCTCGCCCGGCTGCGTTGA
- a CDS encoding zinc ribbon domain-containing protein — protein sequence MVETCQECGGALSAGAAKAPPCLCDLSPVPEGHVPATKGTADEAKALKCPSCGGFLDQGARRCAYCAVELASVRCWRCFDLSFAGTMACAQCGATLGLEGDLGPTEHRCPGCDGDVLHLIDVGEHRIEECAACGGVFVEQTTLSRLVRERAVESEATVVERPRTQRDKAAAEVTYRACPHCQKVMMRKNFGRSSGVIVDVCHSHGTWFDPDELTHVLEFVASGGLRHRPEHEKQARELAARRQRALSPGSVTVHAPSSPTVETVGESVVLGTAALVTALIDFFDA from the coding sequence GTGGTAGAGACCTGTCAGGAGTGCGGCGGAGCGCTGAGCGCCGGAGCCGCGAAAGCGCCGCCGTGTCTGTGTGACCTATCGCCCGTGCCGGAGGGCCACGTCCCCGCGACGAAGGGGACCGCCGACGAGGCCAAGGCGCTGAAGTGCCCGAGCTGCGGCGGCTTCCTCGACCAGGGCGCGCGACGCTGCGCCTACTGCGCGGTGGAGCTGGCGAGCGTGCGCTGCTGGCGCTGCTTCGATCTCTCGTTCGCCGGGACGATGGCCTGCGCGCAGTGCGGCGCGACGCTGGGGCTCGAGGGCGACCTCGGTCCGACCGAGCACCGCTGCCCGGGATGCGACGGCGACGTGCTGCACCTCATCGACGTGGGCGAGCACCGCATCGAGGAGTGCGCAGCGTGCGGGGGCGTGTTCGTGGAGCAGACGACGCTCTCGCGGCTCGTGCGAGAGCGCGCCGTGGAGAGCGAGGCCACGGTCGTCGAAAGACCCCGGACGCAGCGCGACAAGGCCGCGGCCGAGGTGACCTACCGCGCCTGCCCGCATTGCCAGAAGGTGATGATGCGGAAGAACTTCGGGCGCAGCTCGGGCGTCATCGTCGACGTCTGCCATTCGCACGGGACCTGGTTCGACCCCGACGAGCTGACGCACGTGCTCGAGTTCGTCGCGAGCGGCGGGCTCCGTCACCGCCCGGAGCACGAGAAGCAGGCGCGCGAGCTCGCCGCGCGGCGTCAACGGGCGCTCTCGCCGGGCTCCGTCACGGTCCACGCGCCGTCGTCTCCCACGGTGGAGACCGTGGGAGAGTCCGTCGTGCTCGGCACCGCGGCTCTGGTCACGGCGCTGATCGACTTCTTCGACGCCTGA